The Chryseobacterium sp. 52 genome includes a region encoding these proteins:
- the rpsJ gene encoding 30S ribosomal protein S10 — protein MSQRIRIKLKSYDYNLVDKSAEKIVKTVKATGAVVNGPIPLPTNKRIFTVLRSPHVNKKAREQFQLSAHKRLMDIYSSSSKTVDALMKLELPSGVDVEIKV, from the coding sequence ATGTCACAAAGAATCAGAATAAAATTAAAATCTTACGATTACAACTTGGTAGACAAGTCTGCTGAGAAAATCGTAAAAACGGTAAAGGCTACTGGTGCTGTTGTAAACGGACCAATTCCATTGCCTACAAATAAGAGAATCTTCACTGTGTTGAGATCTCCGCACGTAAACAAAAAAGCAAGAGAGCAGTTCCAGTTATCAGCTCACAAGAGATTGATGGATATCTACTCTTCTTCTTCTAAAACTGTTGATGCTCTAATGAAATTAGAACTTCCTTCAGGTGTAGACGTAGAAATTAAAGTGTGA
- the fusA gene encoding elongation factor G, with protein sequence MSRDLKFTRNIGIAAHIDAGKTTTTERILFYTGVNHKIGEVHDGASTMDWMEQEAERGITITSAATTCSWSFPTDQGKILPESKPYHFNIIDTPGHVDFTVEVNRSLRVLDGLVFLFSAVDGVEPQSETNWRLADNYKVARMGFVNKMDRQGADFLNVVNQVKTMLGSNAVPIVLPIGAEEDFKGVVDLIKNRAIIWDEAGQGATFEVVPIPEDMKAEVLEYREKLVEAVADYDDTLMEKFFEDPDSISEEEINEALRKATIDLSIIPMTCGSSFKNKGVQFMLDAVCKYLPSPLDKDDIKGTDPRTDLEITRKPDVKEPFAALAFKIATDPFVGRLAFFRAYSGRLDAGSYILNTRSGDKERISRIYQMHANKQNPVEYIEAGDIGAAVGFKSIKTGDTMCDEKNPIILESMVFPDPVIGIAVEPKTKADQDKMGNALAKLAEEDPTFQVKTDEASGQTIISGMGELHLDILVDRMRREFKVEVNQGQPQVEYKENLTRVAQHREVYKKQSGGKGKFADIVFELGPAEEGKIGLEFINEIKGGNVPREFVPAIEKGFKAAMKNGPLAGFEVEGIKVVLKDGSFHAVDSDALSFEMAAKLGFKEAGRAAKPVIMEPIMKLEVVTPEEYMGNIIGDLNKRRGTISGQEEKNGAVVIKGLVPLSEMFGYVTTLRTLSSGRATSSMELEKYSATPQNVAEDIIAKAKG encoded by the coding sequence ATGAGTAGAGATCTTAAATTTACAAGAAACATTGGTATTGCTGCGCACATTGATGCGGGAAAAACTACCACTACAGAAAGAATCTTATTCTATACAGGGGTTAACCATAAAATTGGTGAAGTTCATGATGGAGCTTCTACAATGGACTGGATGGAGCAGGAAGCAGAAAGAGGTATTACCATTACTTCTGCTGCAACAACTTGTTCTTGGAGTTTTCCAACAGACCAAGGTAAAATTTTACCTGAAAGTAAGCCTTACCACTTCAACATCATCGATACACCGGGACACGTTGACTTCACAGTAGAAGTAAACAGATCTCTAAGAGTATTGGATGGTTTGGTATTCTTATTCTCTGCAGTAGATGGAGTAGAGCCTCAGTCTGAAACAAACTGGAGACTTGCTGACAACTATAAAGTAGCAAGAATGGGATTCGTAAACAAAATGGACAGACAAGGTGCTGACTTCCTTAACGTGGTAAACCAGGTTAAGACGATGTTAGGATCTAATGCAGTTCCAATCGTTTTACCAATCGGTGCTGAAGAAGATTTTAAAGGTGTTGTAGACTTAATTAAAAACAGAGCGATCATCTGGGATGAAGCAGGACAAGGAGCTACTTTCGAAGTAGTGCCAATTCCTGAAGACATGAAGGCTGAAGTTCTGGAATACAGAGAGAAATTAGTTGAAGCTGTTGCTGATTACGATGATACTTTGATGGAGAAATTCTTCGAAGATCCGGATTCAATTTCAGAAGAAGAAATCAACGAAGCTCTTAGAAAAGCGACTATTGATCTTTCTATTATCCCAATGACTTGTGGTTCTTCATTCAAGAATAAAGGAGTACAGTTCATGTTGGATGCAGTATGTAAATACTTGCCTTCTCCATTGGATAAAGATGATATCAAAGGAACTGATCCAAGAACAGATCTTGAAATCACAAGAAAACCAGACGTAAAAGAGCCTTTCGCGGCTTTAGCATTTAAGATTGCTACCGATCCTTTCGTAGGAAGATTGGCATTCTTCAGAGCATACTCTGGAAGACTAGATGCAGGTTCTTATATCTTGAACACGCGTTCAGGAGATAAAGAAAGAATCTCAAGAATCTATCAGATGCACGCTAATAAGCAAAATCCTGTAGAATATATTGAAGCAGGAGATATTGGTGCAGCGGTAGGTTTCAAATCTATCAAAACTGGTGATACAATGTGTGATGAGAAAAACCCGATCATTCTTGAATCGATGGTATTCCCAGATCCGGTAATTGGTATCGCTGTTGAACCTAAAACTAAGGCAGATCAGGATAAAATGGGTAACGCTCTAGCTAAATTAGCTGAAGAAGATCCTACTTTCCAGGTTAAAACTGACGAAGCTTCTGGTCAAACGATTATCTCAGGAATGGGTGAACTTCACCTTGACATTCTTGTAGATCGTATGAGAAGAGAATTCAAAGTAGAAGTTAACCAGGGTCAGCCTCAGGTAGAATACAAAGAAAATCTTACAAGAGTTGCTCAACACAGAGAAGTTTACAAAAAACAATCTGGTGGTAAAGGTAAATTTGCTGATATCGTATTCGAACTTGGACCTGCTGAAGAAGGAAAAATTGGTCTTGAATTTATTAACGAAATCAAAGGTGGTAACGTTCCTAGAGAATTTGTTCCTGCTATTGAAAAAGGCTTTAAAGCTGCAATGAAAAACGGTCCTTTGGCTGGTTTCGAAGTTGAAGGTATTAAAGTAGTTCTTAAAGACGGATCTTTCCACGCAGTCGATTCTGATGCACTTTCTTTTGAAATGGCAGCAAAATTAGGATTTAAAGAAGCGGGACGTGCTGCTAAGCCAGTAATTATGGAGCCTATTATGAAATTGGAGGTTGTAACTCCGGAAGAATATATGGGTAACATTATTGGTGACCTTAACAAAAGAAGAGGTACCATTAGTGGCCAGGAAGAGAAGAACGGAGCCGTAGTTATCAAAGGTTTAGTTCCACTTTCTGAAATGTTTGGATATGTAACGACTCTGAGAACACTTTCATCAGGAAGAGCTACTTCTTCTATGGAATTAGAGAAGTATTCAGCAACTCCTCAGAACGTTGCAGAAGATATCATTGCTAAAGCAAAAGGTTAA
- the rpsG gene encoding 30S ribosomal protein S7 translates to MRKTKAKKRPLLPDPKFNDQLVTRFVNNLMLDGKKSIAFKIFYDALELVEAKKGETEKTALEIWKDALTNVMPHVEVRSRRVGGANFQIPMPIRADRKISMAMKWLISYSKKRNDKSMALKLANEVVAASREEGAAYKKKSDTHKMAEANKAFSHFKF, encoded by the coding sequence ATGAGAAAGACAAAAGCGAAAAAAAGACCGTTGTTACCAGATCCGAAATTTAATGATCAATTGGTAACTAGATTCGTAAACAACTTGATGCTAGATGGTAAGAAGTCTATTGCATTCAAAATATTCTATGATGCTCTTGAGCTAGTAGAAGCTAAAAAAGGAGAAACTGAGAAAACAGCCCTTGAAATCTGGAAAGATGCATTAACTAACGTTATGCCTCACGTAGAAGTACGTTCTAGAAGAGTAGGTGGAGCTAACTTCCAGATTCCAATGCCAATCAGAGCTGATAGAAAAATTTCTATGGCAATGAAATGGTTAATTAGCTATTCTAAAAAAAGAAATGATAAGTCTATGGCTTTGAAATTAGCTAATGAAGTAGTAGCTGCTTCAAGAGAAGAAGGTGCTGCTTACAAGAAAAAATCTGATACTCATAAAATGGCGGAAGCTAACAAAGCTTTCTCACACTTTAAATTCTAA
- the rpsL gene encoding 30S ribosomal protein S12 — MPTIQQLVRKGRVSLAKKSKSAALDSCPQRRGVCTRVYTTTPKKPNSALRKVARVRLSNGKEVNAYIPGEGHNLQEHSIVLVRGGRVKDLPGVRYHIVRGALDTAGVSGRTQRRSKYGAKRPKPGQAAAAPAKGKKK; from the coding sequence ATGCCTACTATTCAACAATTAGTAAGAAAAGGAAGAGTCTCGCTTGCCAAGAAGAGCAAATCGGCTGCCCTTGATTCTTGTCCACAAAGACGAGGTGTATGTACGAGAGTATATACTACCACCCCTAAGAAACCTAACTCTGCACTTAGAAAAGTAGCAAGGGTAAGACTTTCTAACGGGAAAGAAGTCAACGCCTATATCCCGGGCGAAGGACATAATCTTCAAGAGCACTCGATAGTATTGGTTAGAGGCGGAAGGGTGAAAGACCTACCGGGAGTACGTTACCACATCGTTAGAGGTGCATTAGACACAGCAGGTGTAAGTGGAAGAACACAGAGAAGATCGAAGTATGGAGCTAAGAGACCTAAACCAGGTCAGGCAGCTGCTGCACCAGCTAAAGGAAAGAAAAAATAA